Below is a genomic region from Xiphophorus couchianus chromosome 9, X_couchianus-1.0, whole genome shotgun sequence.
AATATCTTCGAATTTAATTTGACAATAAATTTGATTCCCCccaatatatgtatatatatatgattcACAAGTTAAAAATAACAGTCGCAATAACCTTTGTCTAAGCGGATGAAACAAACTCACGCTTTTATGGATTATAGTAACAGTCCTATTAATTCCGTGTTGCTGTAACTTTTCTCCTCAGCCTATTATTAATGAATTGGAAACAGCCGCTGCAACCACCGGCACCCCCACCCCCCTAACCCCCCCTAACCCCCACCACTCCTCCCTACCAGCCGAgcgcaataaataaataatggcgCAGAAGTCATGCATATGAACAACACGCATGCATGCACAGGGCTGCAGCTCCGTGCAGCAGAAAGCTGCGGGGTCAGTGCGGTGGGGCTGATGGTTTCTCTGCACAGAGAGGCCCGAGATGTTTTACTCAATCGTTGCTCGCCAAGGCCGAAGTTTCTGGACGTGGAAGGGGGAAGAGTGGGCAAGGTGTTCATCCTGCAAAATCCTGAGGTATATCTCGCTTTTTCTGCGCTCTGGGACGTGCAGCTCCTTCTAGTTTTGCGCCCGatcatcatttttctttcttcttcttcttgttttttttttctttgggtgAGAATATTCATGTGGTTGGCTGAGACGTGTCCGCAGATCGGCTGACAAGCAGGTGGCTTAGACGGCATGTGTTCCAAGAATTAAGGCAGAGCCGAATCTGATCCTGCGCGTTGTTCTGCTGCGAAGGGAGTGTTTGCAGACCGGCGCACATGTTGCGTTAAAAGgtctcaaaaaagaaaacaaacaaacaaacaaacaaaaagcagatatgttccaaaaagcataaaaacaaaaaagaaacaacaataatatacATGCTGTTTCCGGTCGCTGGCTGTTACTCtgcaatgtttgtgttttctctgtaatTCCAGCAAagttcaataataataattattaataataataataataataataataataatatatttgttttcttattttcatgGGGACCTGAACAGCCGCTCCCCGAGGCGCTAATTCACACCGTGATCTGCGGGGCTGCAGTCAAATCAAAGTGTCTGTTGTTGAAGCAGCAAACTTTAAATATGAGCAGCGACTAAATTAATCCGAAAACTAAAACCTTCAGCAGCGCAACAAAACGTCACGGGATCATTTCCTCTCCCCTtcccaaaaaatgactaaaaacaaacaagttcaCTCACGGCTATTGAGAATGCGCAGATTACtgcgcccccccccccccccacctccccTGTCCCCCCCCTCCTATACTTTCTTGCAGGCGTCTTGtctcgattttttttttctctccctgcGCTGAGAAATTCAGGCTTATTGTCTGCTGCTGCGCTCCCAGGGAACAGCTGCCAAGCCAAGGCCACATTCCCAGTGTGTTGCCCGACATCTCCGGGTCCGTTCACCCCCatgcaccaccaccaccaccaccaccaccaccaatcAGCTGCTGCGCATCCATATGCATGCTGCCGCTGGTTAGGCAGAAACAGAAAGGCCGCGCACCGTGACCCGCAGCTCACCGATCACTAACTCTGGATGGATCGACCTAAAGGAGCATATGCTGCAGGAAGAAGAGATTTACCCCGATCCGCTTCTGACAAATTactagcaaaaaataaaaagtaaaagaaaaaaaaataaaaggaatgtTGAGGAAATATGAGCTCGCGAAAACGCGACTCGTGTGcagagaaactaaaaacaaccaaattcgATCCAAAGCGAAGATGCAGGCCGCGTCTGCTGGGCTGGGGTTTGGATCCTTTGTCGTCAAGAAGCGTTTACGATTCAGTTAGTATCATTACGTCTTTTATTCATTCACGTCTTCTCCATCTAGTAAACTTTATAAGTTTATTTGCTAATGTGAGTGTATTTgtacaaaagacaaacaaacaatcaGACACGAGCAGTCCGGGCCGGACGCAGAGTCTTGAGGAGTGGGCTCCGGCTGTGTGGGCCCCATCCTGCAGAATGTCTTTAATAAACCTgtctctgttctgtttttgttgttttgtttttgttgttgtgtttgtttctgtgggCGGGGGAGCGGGCGGGGGAAGGGGGTTAAAGTCCTGCAGTGATGCTCCCTTTGCGCTTCCCCACATCACGCGTTCAAGCAGCGTCCTGTTTTTGGCGGGTTCTCTTTCTCGTTTTCGTTTTTCGTTGTTGTTTCTATCGCGGATGCGGCGTGCCGGGCAGGGGGTTCAGCGCCGGCTGGCCCCCCGGCCCCAGGCCGTGAATAAGAACCCGCGGGACCAGAGGTCTCTGCAGGCTGGGGTGCGGCGCGGAGGGAGTCCGGTACATGCTGCTGTACATGGCGGCGGCCGCGGCGGCCGCCGTGGTGCTGTCCACGGTGCCCAGCAGGCTCGGGTGGTAGAAGTAGGGCGAGGGGAACATTCTCTGTAAGGCCGAGTAGTTTCCTGCTTCAGCCAGCAGCTCCAGACCGACCGCCGTCTGCCTCTTCCACTTCGTCCTGGAAATCAGATCAAAATCCAGCTGATCAATTATTTAATCACTCTCACCGAGTCCCTGAACGCCTCTTTAATTGGTATGCAGAGGCCTAATTACTGCAGCCAGAATGTACAGTGAAGGTTTAATTaggcacaaaaaaacccccaactaTATATGGTTAACCCAAACTTCAGCAAATGTTCGTTTCTAAGCTGTTTAAACACAAATCAATACAAGCTgcactctgattggttggtgaATATAGCAGatctttacagaaaaatatttacactcacatatacacacaccattttttactgttatatatataacagtaaatatatatatttacagtatatatagatatatatatatatatatatatatatatatatactgttttGCTTTACTAGCaaaacagtatatatatatatatatatactgttttGCTTTACTAGCAAAACAGTAAGGCATTAAAAAAGACTCAGTAAAATAAGTACTGATTCATGACGTGCCTGTGAAGACAGTCTCAGTTGTTCTGATCCAAaaggtaaataataataataataataataatacaaacaaTTCAAATCCTTTCAAATTGTCAAATGTTTATTGCTACTATTAAGAagctgaatgattttttttgtttcatgaatGGTTCCGTTGGAGTTTTTCTCACTCTGTGTTTCAGGGTAACTGATGtctgcatctttatttttactcttccAGCAGCTTGTGTTGTTGTGACAGAACATCCGCGATGAATTTAgtccaataaaacatgtttaattattattattattattattttgctttacattatttatatttgttatttgtaatgttgttattttgattctctctttttttaatgttcaggTTTTTCCTGAGGGAACGTCCTCATGTATTTCTCTTCATTGTCTCGCGCTGGATACGGCGACACAACTGACCAAATGAatataactattattattattataaatataacTGGCCTTAGATTGAACGATGAGACATTTTAGGGacatttaaatccaaaatgtcaGTAACATTTAGATCTGTCGTTGTTTTGCTGGATAAAACTCCTCCAGTTATCCTGTAAAGTAGTTCCGTTTTTTACATAGATAATTGTTGcgtctgtatttatttttgattattattataatatatatctatatttttggCTTACCGTCTGTTTTGGTACCAGGTCTTGACTTGCGTGTCCGTCAGGTTGAGAGCCGCCGCCAGGTCCATGCGGTCCTGCACGCTGAGGTATTTCTGTCTCTCGAAGCTTCTCTCCAGCTGGTTGAGCTGGTGGTCAGTGAAGGCCGTCCGGGCTTTGCGGGGCTTTTTCGTGCGCACCGGCGGACTGTCTCTGCTGCTGGAGATCTCCCGGTCGCCTTCTTCTTTAGTGCCTTAAAATGTGCgagaaatttgttttgtttttctaatgctgctaataataataataataataataataataataataataataataatgaatttatGTTCCATAATCATGAGCAAGAACCAAACTTTCTCCCCCCAACAAAACTTAGTGCAAACAATCCCTTCTGGAGGGAAAAGAAACTCGCGTGTATTTGTCAcctgaagtttttcttttttcttttcttttttttccctccatcctctgtctttcaaaaaacaaaaaaacgagaCATCAATATATCAATTCATCTCTATTTGTAGCCGCGTTTCAATGCGCCGTGATCCTCCCTCCAGGAAGAACAATAATCTCTCTAATTGACCCACTAGGGAGAATCACAGGGCTTACATCTGTTTTCTCATCTATTACTGGGAGAAAGCGCGCTGATGataactgttattattattattattattattattattattattattagagaATACATAGAAtagatttttaaactttataaatcaaactatccctttaaaaaaaaaattcaagaaaataGAGTTAAgtaaaatctatatatatatatatatatatatatatatatatatatatatatatatatagcttttactttcatatatatatatataatatatatatataaaaataaagtgtaagTAAACCAAGCTAGAAGCAGCTTGTCTTCCTCAGCTCAGTCTCTCTTACCGTTGCATTTCATTTCGCTCTGAATATCGTCCCTTTTGTCCAACTTGCTCCTGTTCTCGTCCTGCTCCAGTTTGGGCCGGAACACGTCCGGTCCCGCGGCACTTTCCGGTTTGGGCGTGTGATGCGGCGACGAGACGCTGGTGCTGTAAGGTGCGCAGGCCGCCAGCGGTTTGCTGTCGCCCAGAATGTCTTTGATTAAAAACGAGGAGGTGGCAGTCCTGGGGGCGCAGCCGGCGCCTccgacctgctgctgctgctgctgctgctgctggggagACAGCGGTAAGCTCTGCTGCTGGccgtggtggtggtggtggtggtgctgctgctgatggaggTGGTGCTGATGCTGAAGGCTGTCCGGGACCAGATGCGGCTCGCCGCCGTGCTCCATGGTGACCGAGATGGGGGACGACGGGGCCGTGCCCACCGTGTCTATCTCCGAGCATGGCGACGGGGTGGCCTGGCTCCTGAAATCCGCCGTCCGGCCGTCGGCGAGCCGGAAGTCTCCGTTCATGAGGGCGCCAGAGTTGGAGGCGCCGGATAAAATAGTGTCTATCCCAAAACTCGCTCCGCTGGATGCTTCCATGTTAAGAGAGGACGGGTGAAGCCTTCATAACAACGGCCGCGCTGCTTTCTCCCGCAGTGTgggaaatcaaatcaaatcacaaCGAAATACACTCTTGAGAGAGaggagaaatttaaaaagatttaaaaaaaaaaaaaaaaaggaggaaagagctgagaagaaaacccaaaagaaaagagagagagagagaaaaaagaaaagaaaaacaacaacaacaaataaaggaGAAAATCCACGTTTGTGCGGCTCACAGTCTGGATGGTCCAATGTTACATTCAGTGGAACAAAGTGCGGCTCTGCTGCTCCTCGTCCtcgttgctttttgttttttttctgtttggatgtTGAACTTTGTGTTAAAAGTTGAGGCGCATGGAGAGATATACACAGGGCTGACTCCTCGACATCAGGCTCCCCCTTTTTGCCGCTAATCGCTCCGGTGTTGCTCCACAATGACTTCCTATGCTGACGTCACGGCCCACGGCGAGGAGGGaattaatattttctcctttataATAAACACTCGACgcccttttctctctctctctctctctctctctctctctctctctctctctctctctctctctctctctctctcccatgCTCCCATCCACCTTCCCTTTGCCCCGCTGCCATTGGCTTGCATCCTGACCGGCTCCTCAGAGTCACCAATCAGAGACGCGCTCTCCTCTCTCAGACCCTCGCAGCAGGTTCAGGAGCCGCGGCTcatcttttttcctcctcttcttcttcttcttcttgaaataaaaaaaggagcaaaagggaaaaacaacagCCGCGCGCACTTTATGACcaaattggaaatatttttacatggcGAGAGCTAAAACTGAATGTTGGATTTCTTTatgatcttttttctctcttcattttgcagtttttgtattaaaagagaaaaatgaaacgCCCGGATTTCATTTCATagccaataataataattataattataataatgataataacaataataataaaaacagattcaaCTCCAGTTCTATGGtaggaaaaataagaaacattattgttttttaacgtatatatttttcttcctaaACGTCGTTTTAAAGttgcaaatatttgtttaaagcTTCGATTACGATTTTAAACTACAGGCGtaaaatataactgaaaaataaataaataataataataataataataataataataataactgcgGAAAGATAAGCGGCACCTGACGTGAATCCGgggggagatttttttttttcttcttttttccctgAAGAAGGTCGAGCGGTGGAGCGGTGACTGCCATGACAGCACATCCTGTTAATAACCACGTCACCCTAATTAGTAAAGTAATTATGAGGCGCTAATGAGCGTTCAGAGGCAGTAGGAAATTCAGCACTTTTCGCCTCGTTCCGACGTGGATTTGAAGGATGTTGAAcggaggatttaaaaaaaaaaagaaagaagaagaagctgacaGTCTGTAGAGCAGCGCGGCTCTCACTGCTCAGGAAACGCAAACATGGAATTTCTTGAATTCTACTTCTACTGTTTCTGCCGAATTTCAGGAAAAATATGGATGAATTAATTCCGGGTTTTTTCTaggcttttattattattattattattattattattattattattattattattattgcagtaACCATCgttgtgtttttcctccagcaggTTCGCAGAGGAGAAATGGAGCCTTTCATTGCTGGAGGTAAGAAGCTGAATCTCGGATTTGAAGGTTCGTTCGTACATTTGCCTTAATCATAAATGTAACCATtgaattcattattattatttcaaataaaaatggttaaattaatttttagagttctttgttaaaaatcttaaaatattttttttcccccagaaaaaaaaagactttgctTTCCCCTctactctgttttattttttttatttttttttggctttaatgaaaatataacatttattgtGAGTGACATTTTGATTCCCTCTTGTTTCTGTTcatagattttttccccccaaaaaaggttCATTTGAAGCTAATGATATTATCTGTCTCTTTAATTCCCCCATtctatttatttagctaaaaatattcataacaaaCGACATTAAATATTCCTGAATGATAAAATACAGCGCCGTTTTTGAAACTGAACTTCTATCGTGACCCCGTCTCTTTTCTCCAGCCTCCCTCACAAGAGATCTGGCAGAGATCGACCACAAGGCGGCGACAAACCGAGGCCAAAGTCCGCCTGATGTGGAGCAGAGCAGCGCGCGCCAGGCCGCGGCTGCCCTTTAATAAGCAACAGCGACTCGTTTCCCTCCGCAGTTCATCCGCAGTTCTCTTCTGAACGCTTATTGTGCGCTTAGAGAAACACCGGCAGGATATCATGAGCGGGACGCTTGATCCACGCACACAATGCTGAGCCAGTCAGAACATCCGCTAATCAGAAAACCCCTCAATCTCCACAAACCGCCCAGGTCAGATCAAAGCGATGCTTAAACACGTCAGTCAGTGTGCGGACAGGCGCAGAGGCTGCGCATCATCCCGCAAACAGCAGCAATCAATCTCTTTATTagggcttttttcccccttcttttctttctttctgtttttttttttttttggtcgcAGCAGGAGCAAATTGAAAGCTACCAGTTACCAGAACCGCCTTACTGGCCTCAGCTGATGGTCGATGATGGGACGGTGCgcgcacacacgcacgcgcGCGGATTTACACACATAGTGGCTGCTGGAGGCACCACATCGATTCTCTGGCGGCGGTGCGTGGAAGCTGTCACTTCTCCGCCGGCGACCTATGCGGGTCTGCACAGTTGCGGCGTTTACAGAGAGACGCCCCCGCGTTTAGACTGTCAGGCGGTGAGGGGTCGGATGGCCGCACGAGCGTCCtcacgcgcgcgcgcgcgcacgtTCAGGAGGCTTTGCTGAAGTTTTAAGCAAAGTGCTAAAAATCACCTTAGAGTTTGAGTCTGTGAAAGTCCCCGCGTGATTATTTAGCCAAAATTAAAACtacactaaaataaatacataactaaacaataataataataataataataataataataataataataataaaaggtgcaatttgctaatattttaaattgggAAGATTTTATTGGAGAGGtctgatttaaacttttaacttcaaaaaaactttttttaaagcaaataactCAACAAAATTGGTTAAAACCTCAaatctttttaaagataatttaattttattaaataaattaatcaaataagttggttttaaatattatatgttgaatgcagcaaaaaaatagagcatttatgttttatgaatggaaaaacaaaacatatgcaCCATCATAACAACAGAACACTGCCACATTATATGAATTTACCCAATCCAATTCTTGATCTGGATTTTACATTGCATGACCCCACTGACAGACATATGGTAATATTAGTGGCCTAATCATTCTAATACACTTAATTCAGTTTTATGGAAATCATATCGAATCATAACTCAAGTCGATATGGTGGAGAGAAAAATGGTCATATCACAAAGATAGCACACAGATTCACCAGAATGTAAACAGTGAGTGATGTTTGGAGGGAGGAAACACTTCCCCAAATCCATAACCATTTAAtatacacttttaaaaacattcaagcTCAGGTTTGTCAACAGTTTTTGCTGCACAGAAATTGACTTTATCCTCCTTGGCAGTAGAACCACGACTAGCAACACGTTCCCTCATGCCATGCTAACAGGAATCAAACAAATCAGTAGTGGTCTGTGAATACGgcacaaaatgttgataaaatagtgtttaaattatttcaattaaatctCTCCCCCCACGACCAAAGCTAATCTGTTCCTTAGCAACAACTCCTAAAGAATCTCATCTTGCTAGCATGTTTGGTGTTAGCGTCAGCATCTGTGGCTAAACTAGCTGCAGAAAAACTTCAGCTCTCACTCCAACACGGAAACTTTATCCAtcacaagttttctttttaacatcaGTCCcaattaaatcaatattaacatATTGGCCTTATTGTTCTCGGTTGTCTAAGAGATATGCTAAGCTAGCTGGCTGACTGAACCAGCAGCTACagttaaatcaaaatgtttagGCACCAAAATGCAACTTTCATAAAAGATTATATTTCTGAACTACTACCCAAAAtcaaagtgtaaatattttgaatgggtaaagttaaataaaattttaaaataaatgtttatagtGTGGATTCTATGTctttttccatcaacattttcaTGCCAACATTCATATATCCAATCTCTTTTAGCAGAGATGTAAACAACAGAAGCTCATCggcataaaataaattcattttgtttgtttcagaatgagtaggaaacatttttagttttcttcttaagaagctttaattataaaattatgccagcaatttctttgaaattaaatattacaaaaaaagaatgtaTTTCATAAAAACTATTCAAATCCACTAAATTTGAGCCGTAAAAACTAAACGTTTTCACCAACATATtcaaccagatttttttttttctcaacttaaTTTTGTTCTAGCTTCTCCAGTGCCAACTATATATCCCATCCTACAATAGTTAGCAGTCACGTGGAAGGACCTGAGCAAATAAAAGAGgtcaaaatgtaaagaaagaaatcagatttgGGGAACTCATGATCAAACCTAAAACATGACTCGTGGGGAGAAAAGTGCCGCTTCATGGACGCCTGTGTGTGAGGGAGGGAATCAAAGCGCTGCGCTCATCAGCTCACGGCGGCAGGAAAAATAGCTGGAGTGTCAAGAGTCAGCGTGAGGGCCGCAACTGACCGCCCCGTCAAACATGTCCTTGACAGATGGTCGGGGGTGAGGGTGGAGCAGGTTTATATTGATTAAAAGATACAAACCAGACATGCAGTGTAATGGTATGCAATGAGGTCAGTGTCCAATCCAACctctatttttctcttattccTTCTCCTGATGTCGTTTTATgtaacaaaatacataaatggtTTCTTGTGTGTTGCAGGAACATTTTCAGCTCTTCAGTCCTAAAACTTTCCAACCAAGTCGGAGAATCAGCCTGTTACAGCAACAACACCAACATATTCAATgttgttttgccttttatttcagAGTGTTTGTGTTGTCGGGGTCACCAGAGCGACAAACAGCTCAGGGCCGGCTATACAAGGATGGGGGCCCCTGGGCTGGAGCCGGTTTTGGTGCCACACTGCTCTACTGATACAAATTACAATACATCTATAGGTAGTCCCATACAGGAAATGATGCATGGTGTGTTTAATATGTTAAGCAGTAGTTCCATAATCTTCCCCAAAAAAATACTAACACTCTTAACTACTTTAgtattgtatatatttataaaaattcaaaaaatatcaatgaaatTCATCTGATATGCACTtatgagttttatataaagGACAATGCAAACACatatataacaaaaaagaaagaaaaaaaaagaagaagaagaattaggCACTTTGGGCTGCATTTGTATTAATCTcccttttactctgatgcccCTAAATTCAGAAGTTCTGTGTGAAGTTTGAGCTCACAGATGCTCCGTGAAGCTGTGAAGAGGTTTGTAAGACAACAGAGAATAATAAgttgtcatgttttaaaaaaaggtaaataaagtaagtttgacaaaatgtattcaattaCATGCAACAAATTAAGTGAATCTTTTTTAAAGGTGCAGCTCTACTCTCTCTTTCCAGTGTGCGCATGTTTCCACATGAGATACTGATGCACGCTACATTCATGGAGGGAATGTAACACCCGCGTTAGGTTGTATCATTTCTGGGCTGCTAAAAATAAGCACCTTAGCATATTTTTAACTATTTACCGCcacaacaaaatattcaaagaatCCCAAATGTTGAGcttctctcctcctgctgtcaGAGGAGCAGGATCAGAGATGCGCAGGAAGTGGAGAACACATTGATTCGAGCACGCTCCAAACACGGGCCGGCCCTGACAAGGTTGTTATAACAGTCGGTGGGGTCTATACAATCGCTTAATCACCAAAGCTGTCAGTCAAACGGGGGCCGCTGCTGGCTCCATGCATGGCTGCGAGCGGCGTTCCACTAGCAGCCTCCCTGAGTGATTGATCCGTGCTGATGGCATCGCAGAAATAATTACAAGTCGTCTCCTGATGTGTGATTCCGCAGCACGTTCACGCTTCACGAAGGTAATCGGGAGGGATCAGGAGGGGTCAGTGCCATTTCCTATTACCTGGAGTCcgagcaacagaaaaaaaaggaaaaaaaagggtaaaacaaTGTGAGCAGagtgagggggggggggatgtgTGGGGGAGGTAGAGAGGTTTGGGTGCGCTTTGTCAACGAGTTCTGACGTGATTTTTGTCCAATCTCAAGCACTTAGAGGCTAAAAGCTGAACATACTGCAGCAAACTGACGGAATCCGACGTTCTCAAACGGGGATTTTAAATAATCGGCTTCATTTAGTTGATTCCCATCACAATAAATCGACTGTTAGACGCCATGTTGGGAGACGGTCAAGTTTAGGGCCGG
It encodes:
- the barhl2 gene encoding barH-like 2 homeobox protein, whose protein sequence is MEASSGASFGIDTILSGASNSGALMNGDFRLADGRTADFRSQATPSPCSEIDTVGTAPSSPISVTMEHGGEPHLVPDSLQHQHHLHQQQHHHHHHHGQQQSLPLSPQQQQQQQQQVGGAGCAPRTATSSFLIKDILGDSKPLAACAPYSTSVSSPHHTPKPESAAGPDVFRPKLEQDENRSKLDKRDDIQSEMKCNGTKEEGDREISSSRDSPPVRTKKPRKARTAFTDHQLNQLERSFERQKYLSVQDRMDLAAALNLTDTQVKTWYQNRRTKWKRQTAVGLELLAEAGNYSALQRMFPSPYFYHPSLLGTVDSTTAAAAAAAMYSSMYRTPSAPHPSLQRPLVPRVLIHGLGPGGQPALNPLPGTPHPR